The Paenibacillus uliginis N3/975 genome has a window encoding:
- a CDS encoding adenosylcobinamide amidohydrolase: MTTPFLNDESTHYKSVAWPGLTLTRHERHLLLHSPVHMDCLSSAIHGGGMGRIDRVANIYVDRFYDCNHPEKDVKKLFQEWGYTQQSTAGLLTAVQLKHAAVLEETGEDASLFCCTTAGVSNGARAGSERTTFPVYQPGTINIMLIIDARMTQAAMVNAVTTAVEAKGAALADLGIRDAENGLIATGTTTDAIVLGVSQSTSYPIEHRYCGTATDLGAAIGRLVYGTVKESLKAAGVKPS, from the coding sequence ATGACAACGCCTTTTTTGAATGATGAGAGTACCCATTATAAATCTGTGGCTTGGCCCGGCCTAACGCTTACGCGGCATGAACGTCATTTGCTGCTCCACTCCCCTGTCCATATGGATTGTCTTAGCAGCGCTATACATGGAGGAGGTATGGGGAGGATCGACCGGGTAGCCAATATTTATGTAGATCGGTTCTATGATTGCAATCATCCGGAAAAAGATGTGAAGAAGCTGTTCCAAGAGTGGGGCTATACACAGCAATCGACGGCAGGATTATTGACAGCTGTTCAGCTCAAACATGCTGCTGTTCTGGAAGAAACCGGGGAAGACGCTTCCCTATTCTGTTGTACTACAGCGGGAGTATCTAACGGCGCACGTGCTGGATCTGAGCGGACTACATTTCCAGTTTATCAACCGGGTACGATTAATATCATGCTCATCATTGATGCTAGAATGACTCAAGCAGCGATGGTGAATGCTGTTACAACCGCTGTAGAAGCGAAGGGAGCTGCTCTGGCTGATTTGGGAATTCGTGATGCAGAGAATGGTTTAATCGCTACAGGAACTACAACGGATGCTATCGTGTTAGGAGTCAGTCAATCCACATCCTATCCTATAGAGCATCGATATTGCGGAACGGCAACTGATCTGGGAGCTGCGATTGGGCGGCTGGTTTATGGAACGGTAAAAGAAAGCTTGAAGGCTGCGGGAGTGAAGCCGTCATGA